In Aequorivita sp. H23M31, a single window of DNA contains:
- a CDS encoding DUF4175 family protein, translating into MSSFSSIQQKLEAFIKKYYTNELIRGAILFFAIGLLYLLLTLLVEYFLWLSSFGRRLLFWAFVVVELALFSRFIAFPLARLFKFRKGIDYEDASRIIGNHFPEVSDKLLNVIQLNQNRQESELLAASIDQKAAELQPVPFQSAVNFKKNAKYLKYAAIPVLVFILFTVLGGRDIFSSSYTRVVHYDMAFEPPAPFSFIIMNDDLNAIEGIPFKLQVRTEGTSIPENASILFNGESYYMQQNGPGRFEYTFPQPTDPFDFSFRANKVKSRNYLLDVVKTPSLLNFELVLNYPAYTSKADETLKGTGNATIPEGTNVKWQVVAKNTDRVALKTADTTFSFNLKDENFKFERNIYNKFDYAITTSNENLKDYENLSFTLNVVKDQFPEIDVQSKVDSTDSQRVFFLGRVSDDYGLTKLQLVYYPSGEENSPNFEPLTVNKSNFDQFTFVFPGNLELKDGVSYEYYFEVFDNDALHNFKSSKSGMYSFRKLTSDELQDEQLQNQQKAIQGLDKSLEEMKDSKQMLEEISRTQKEKNELNYNDKKKLENFIQRQQRQEDIMKDFSKKLKDDLQNFQPENQDKDPFKEQLEKRLDENEERLQENEKLLEELQKLQEKINKEELTEKLEKLSKQNKNQEKNLEQLVELTKRYYVEKKAEKLADELYKLGEKQEELSQKSEEDNTKETQEELNDAFDKIKEEMEELKKENETLKKPLDIPDDKGGEEEVDKEQEKATDKLEKKDSKGASDNQKKAGKKMKEMGQKMQQQMMSGQMETLDEDVKMLRQILDNLVVFSFRQEELMETFKEIQYGNPIYGKKLNVQQELKINFEHVDDSLFALSLRQPLLGNQINSAITEVQYNIDKALERLAQNNVRQGIGNQQYTMKSSNDLAVLLDELLGNMQMQMQMAAGSGSGKGMPSPGKGGGEGFQLPDIIKKQEGLNEKMEEGMKQGGKSGEGEGEGEGSEGKEGDKDGKGDDGGKGKDGNKQGNSGGSDNEMMDGELFEIYKEQQELRQQLQDRLNKEGIKGNGSNLLKKMEGIEQQLLDKGFNKGTLRQMLNLKYELLKLDEAVREQGQESRRESQTNRKIFNPKSTLSPEEIKKYFNSIEILNREALPLRQDYKEKVQDYFKTTHD; encoded by the coding sequence ATGAGCAGTTTTAGTTCTATCCAGCAGAAGCTGGAGGCTTTTATTAAAAAATACTATACAAATGAGCTAATTAGGGGAGCTATCCTCTTTTTTGCCATCGGGTTGCTCTATCTATTATTGACCCTGCTCGTTGAATATTTTCTCTGGCTTAGTTCTTTTGGCAGACGTTTACTTTTTTGGGCCTTTGTAGTTGTTGAGTTGGCCTTATTTTCTCGATTTATCGCTTTTCCTCTGGCGCGTCTGTTCAAATTCAGAAAGGGAATTGATTATGAAGATGCTTCACGGATTATTGGCAATCATTTTCCCGAGGTTAGCGACAAGTTATTAAATGTAATCCAACTAAACCAAAACCGTCAGGAAAGCGAATTACTTGCCGCCAGTATCGACCAAAAGGCTGCCGAACTCCAACCGGTTCCTTTCCAAAGTGCGGTCAATTTTAAGAAGAATGCAAAATATCTTAAATATGCCGCTATTCCGGTTTTGGTATTTATACTATTTACCGTTCTTGGCGGAAGGGACATCTTTTCCAGTAGTTATACGCGAGTGGTGCATTACGATATGGCATTTGAGCCTCCAGCTCCTTTCTCGTTTATTATTATGAATGATGACTTAAACGCTATTGAAGGCATACCGTTTAAGTTGCAAGTTCGAACGGAGGGAACATCAATTCCAGAAAATGCCAGTATCCTTTTTAATGGAGAATCCTATTATATGCAGCAAAACGGCCCGGGAAGGTTTGAATACACTTTTCCACAACCTACAGATCCGTTTGATTTCAGTTTTAGGGCGAATAAGGTTAAATCTAGGAATTATTTATTGGACGTTGTAAAAACTCCATCCCTTTTGAATTTTGAACTGGTTCTAAACTATCCAGCCTATACCAGCAAAGCGGATGAAACCTTGAAGGGAACAGGAAATGCAACGATCCCGGAAGGTACTAATGTGAAGTGGCAGGTAGTAGCGAAAAATACCGATAGGGTGGCGTTGAAAACAGCGGATACTACTTTTTCATTTAATTTAAAAGATGAGAATTTTAAGTTTGAAAGAAATATCTATAACAAATTTGATTATGCTATAACCACTTCTAATGAAAATTTGAAGGATTATGAAAATTTATCGTTTACCTTAAATGTAGTTAAAGATCAATTTCCGGAAATCGATGTCCAATCCAAAGTGGATAGCACGGATAGCCAACGAGTATTTTTCCTGGGTAGGGTTTCAGATGATTATGGCCTTACCAAACTCCAGTTGGTATATTATCCTTCGGGAGAAGAGAATAGCCCTAATTTTGAACCTTTAACGGTAAACAAATCTAATTTCGATCAATTTACATTTGTATTTCCTGGTAATTTGGAACTAAAGGATGGGGTTTCCTATGAGTATTACTTTGAAGTGTTTGATAATGATGCCCTACATAATTTCAAATCGTCCAAATCGGGAATGTATTCCTTCCGAAAACTCACTTCGGATGAATTGCAGGATGAGCAACTTCAAAATCAGCAAAAAGCTATTCAGGGGCTCGACAAGTCCTTGGAAGAAATGAAAGATAGCAAGCAGATGTTAGAGGAGATTTCGCGGACGCAAAAGGAAAAAAATGAGTTGAATTATAATGATAAAAAGAAACTTGAGAATTTTATCCAGAGACAACAGCGGCAAGAGGATATAATGAAGGACTTTTCAAAAAAGCTTAAAGATGATCTGCAGAATTTCCAACCAGAAAACCAAGACAAGGATCCGTTTAAGGAACAACTGGAAAAGCGTTTAGATGAAAACGAGGAAAGACTACAGGAGAATGAAAAGTTATTGGAAGAACTTCAGAAACTTCAAGAGAAAATCAATAAGGAGGAATTGACCGAAAAATTGGAGAAATTATCCAAGCAGAATAAGAATCAGGAAAAAAATCTTGAGCAGTTAGTTGAACTTACGAAGAGATATTATGTAGAAAAGAAAGCCGAAAAACTTGCCGACGAGCTTTATAAGTTAGGAGAGAAACAGGAAGAACTTTCCCAGAAATCTGAGGAGGATAATACCAAAGAAACACAAGAAGAACTTAATGATGCCTTTGATAAAATAAAGGAGGAAATGGAGGAGCTGAAAAAGGAAAATGAGACCTTAAAAAAACCTCTTGATATTCCAGATGATAAAGGTGGGGAAGAAGAGGTTGATAAGGAGCAAGAGAAGGCAACGGATAAGTTGGAGAAAAAGGATTCCAAGGGTGCTTCTGATAATCAAAAAAAGGCCGGAAAGAAGATGAAAGAGATGGGGCAGAAGATGCAACAGCAGATGATGTCCGGCCAAATGGAGACCTTGGATGAGGATGTAAAAATGCTGAGACAGATTTTGGATAATCTCGTTGTGTTTTCCTTTAGACAAGAGGAGCTGATGGAAACCTTCAAGGAAATCCAATATGGAAATCCCATCTATGGGAAAAAATTGAATGTTCAACAGGAACTTAAGATTAACTTTGAACACGTTGACGATAGTTTGTTTGCTCTATCGTTGCGACAGCCGTTATTAGGAAATCAAATAAATTCCGCAATTACTGAAGTTCAGTACAATATAGATAAAGCCTTGGAGCGATTAGCTCAGAATAACGTTCGGCAAGGTATTGGTAATCAGCAATATACAATGAAGAGCTCCAATGATTTGGCGGTCTTGTTAGACGAACTTTTGGGCAATATGCAAATGCAGATGCAAATGGCCGCCGGTTCCGGATCTGGAAAAGGGATGCCGTCCCCAGGTAAGGGAGGTGGCGAGGGATTCCAACTGCCAGACATTATTAAAAAACAGGAAGGACTTAATGAGAAGATGGAGGAGGGCATGAAACAGGGCGGAAAATCCGGTGAAGGGGAAGGTGAAGGGGAAGGATCGGAAGGTAAAGAGGGAGATAAGGATGGTAAGGGAGACGATGGAGGAAAAGGAAAGGATGGCAACAAACAGGGTAATTCGGGAGGTAGTGATAATGAAATGATGGATGGAGAATTATTTGAGATATATAAAGAACAGCAAGAACTTCGTCAACAGTTGCAGGATAGGTTGAACAAAGAAGGAATCAAGGGTAATGGAAGTAACTTGCTCAAGAAAATGGAAGGAATCGAACAGCAGTTACTCGACAAGGGTTTCAACAAAGGCACTCTTCGGCAAATGCTGAATCTTAAATATGAACTTTTAAAATTGGATGAGGCGGTTCGGGAACAAGGACAGGAGAGTAGAAGAGAATCCCAAACCAATAGGAAAATCTTTAATCCCAAATCGACGCTTAGCCCCGAGGAGATAAAAAAATACTTTAATTCCATCGAAATTTTAAATCGGGAGGCATTACCTTTGCGTCAGGACTATAAGGAGAAAGTCCAGGATTATTTTAAAACTACACATGATTGA
- the gltX gene encoding glutamate--tRNA ligase: MSQKVRVRFAPSPTGPLHIGGVRTALFNYLFAKKHGGDFLLRIEDTDQNRFVEGAEEYIMEALNWLNIPYDEGIGKEAGMGPYRQSERKELYREYADALIESGNAYYAFDTPEELDAHRKDHEAKGKTFIYNWHNRLKLKNSLTISSEETEQKIASGEEYVIRFKSPEEETLHLKDIIRGEMQVETNILDDKVLFKSDGMPTYHLANIVDDHLMKITHVIRGEEWLPSLPLHILLYRAFGWEAPEFAHLPLILKPTGNGKLSKRDGDKMGFPVFPLQWKTSDGDVFSGYREDGYLPEAVVNMLAFLGWNPGTEQEIFSLNELVHDFDLERVHKAGAKFDPEKTKWFQNQYFQKLDNEKLAEEFKEFLQKKDISTKDLNIPAIVSLLKERATFVSDLWEQGSFFFEAPKDFDEKAVSKAFKPETPEILQKVMDILGNLDVFSSEKVSEAVKGWITSENIGFGKVMMPLRLALVGEMKGPEVFDIISILGKEESISRIRRAVEFMGS, translated from the coding sequence ATGTCTCAAAAAGTACGGGTACGTTTTGCCCCTAGTCCCACTGGACCGCTTCATATAGGAGGTGTTCGCACAGCCTTGTTCAATTATTTATTTGCCAAAAAGCACGGTGGTGATTTTTTACTCCGGATTGAAGATACCGATCAAAACCGTTTTGTAGAAGGGGCAGAGGAATATATCATGGAAGCCTTAAATTGGTTAAACATTCCCTATGACGAAGGTATTGGGAAGGAAGCTGGGATGGGTCCTTACCGCCAGAGCGAGCGAAAAGAACTTTATAGGGAATATGCAGATGCCCTGATCGAATCGGGGAATGCCTATTATGCCTTTGACACCCCGGAAGAACTTGATGCACATAGAAAGGATCACGAAGCAAAAGGAAAAACATTTATCTACAATTGGCACAACCGTCTAAAGTTGAAGAACTCCCTTACCATTTCTTCGGAAGAAACGGAGCAGAAAATTGCAAGTGGCGAGGAATATGTGATTCGGTTTAAATCGCCTGAAGAGGAAACCCTCCACTTAAAAGATATTATCCGTGGGGAAATGCAGGTTGAAACCAATATTTTGGATGACAAGGTGCTTTTTAAAAGTGATGGCATGCCTACTTACCATTTGGCCAATATTGTTGACGATCATTTAATGAAAATCACTCACGTAATACGAGGTGAGGAATGGTTGCCTTCTCTCCCCTTACACATTTTACTTTACCGAGCATTTGGATGGGAAGCTCCTGAATTCGCCCATTTACCGTTAATCTTAAAACCGACGGGCAATGGAAAACTCAGCAAACGGGATGGCGACAAAATGGGCTTTCCGGTATTTCCGCTACAATGGAAAACCAGTGATGGAGATGTGTTTTCGGGATATCGTGAGGATGGTTATTTACCTGAAGCAGTAGTGAATATGCTCGCCTTTTTAGGCTGGAATCCTGGAACCGAACAAGAAATTTTCAGTTTAAATGAATTGGTTCATGATTTCGATTTGGAGCGAGTCCATAAAGCAGGTGCTAAATTCGATCCTGAAAAAACAAAATGGTTCCAGAATCAATATTTTCAAAAGCTTGACAATGAAAAATTAGCTGAAGAATTTAAAGAATTTCTTCAAAAGAAAGACATTTCGACCAAAGACCTCAACATACCAGCGATAGTATCACTCTTAAAAGAACGGGCAACCTTTGTTAGTGATTTATGGGAGCAGGGAAGCTTCTTTTTTGAAGCACCCAAAGACTTCGATGAAAAGGCAGTGAGTAAAGCATTTAAACCAGAAACTCCTGAAATACTTCAAAAAGTGATGGACATTTTGGGAAATTTGGATGTTTTTTCAAGCGAAAAAGTTTCCGAAGCAGTAAAAGGATGGATTACTTCCGAAAATATTGGTTTTGGCAAGGTTATGATGCCACTCCGATTGGCTCTGGTTGGCGAAATGAAGGGACCGGAAGTATTTGATATTATTTCTATTCTTGGAAAGGAGGAGAGTATTTCACGGATTAGGAGAGCGGTGGAGTTTATGGGTAGTTAG
- a CDS encoding SPFH domain-containing protein, whose protein sequence is MNAYVVIVPLLIIGIFIVLSGIFTVKQQTAAIVERFGKFHSIRHSGLQIKIPIFDRIAGRINLKIQQLDVIVETKTKDDVFVRLKISVQFQVLKSKVYDAFYKLESPHDQITSYVFDVVRAEVPKMKLDDVFERKDDIAIAVKSELNEAMSEYGYDIIKTLVTDIDPDIQVKAAMNRINAAEREKVAAEYEAEAERIKIVAKARAEAESKRLQGQGIADQRREIARGLEESVDVLNNVGINSQEASALIVVTQHYDTLQSIGEATNTNLILLPNSPQAGSNMLNDMIASFVASNQIGEQMKKQNAEKGITTKKRPKREAPPRAEEGEDLNY, encoded by the coding sequence ATGAATGCATACGTAGTTATAGTCCCCTTACTAATAATCGGAATATTTATAGTGCTTTCGGGCATTTTTACGGTGAAACAGCAAACTGCGGCAATAGTCGAACGTTTTGGAAAATTTCACAGTATCCGTCATTCGGGTTTGCAGATAAAGATTCCTATTTTTGATAGGATAGCAGGACGAATCAATTTAAAGATCCAGCAATTGGACGTTATTGTTGAAACCAAAACAAAGGATGATGTATTTGTACGGTTAAAGATTTCGGTTCAGTTTCAAGTATTAAAATCTAAAGTTTATGATGCGTTCTACAAGCTGGAGAGTCCTCATGACCAAATAACTTCCTATGTATTTGATGTGGTACGGGCAGAGGTTCCAAAAATGAAATTGGACGACGTCTTTGAACGAAAGGATGATATCGCAATTGCGGTGAAATCTGAACTTAACGAAGCAATGAGCGAATATGGTTACGATATTATCAAAACCTTGGTTACCGATATCGATCCGGATATCCAGGTTAAAGCGGCGATGAACCGTATTAACGCCGCAGAGCGCGAAAAGGTAGCTGCCGAATATGAAGCGGAAGCAGAGAGGATCAAGATCGTGGCAAAAGCACGTGCCGAGGCGGAAAGCAAGCGTTTGCAAGGGCAAGGTATTGCCGATCAACGTCGTGAAATTGCGCGGGGCTTGGAAGAAAGCGTCGATGTGCTAAACAATGTGGGGATAAACTCACAGGAAGCTTCGGCCTTAATAGTAGTGACACAGCATTACGACACCCTTCAATCTATTGGAGAGGCCACCAACACCAATTTGATTCTCCTGCCAAATTCTCCCCAAGCCGGAAGCAATATGCTGAACGATATGATTGCATCCTTTGTGGCGAGCAACCAAATTGGGGAACAAATGAAAAAGCAAAATGCCGAAAAAGGCATTACCACCAAAAAACGTCCAAAACGTGAAGCTCCGCCAAGAGCAGAAGAAGGTGAGGATCTTAACTATTAG